The Algoriphagus sp. TR-M9 genome has a window encoding:
- a CDS encoding glutamate-5-semialdehyde dehydrogenase: protein MTEYQHIFEEVKKASRKLTGLANDQVNFVLHNLAALAVENTAFLLAENQKDLDQMDSENPMYDRLLLTEERIQTIAGEIIQVSALPSPLHHILESNTLENGLKIEKTTVPLGVVGIIYEARPNVTFDVFSLALKSGNGLVLKGGSDADHSNRAIMTLIHQVLENHSLPTSAFQLLPAERAATQALLEAVGAVDVIIPRGSQGLINFVRENAKVPVIETGAGIVHTYVDETADLEKAREIVLNSKTRRPSVCNSLDCMIIHESRLSDLNALLAPLLERGVQIFADEQAFAALEQHDNISQADQTHFGTEFLSLKMSIKTVSSLDEALDHIAAYSSKHSEAIVSESKKNIHRFLLEVDAAAVYENASTAFTDGAQFGLGAEIGISTQKLHARGPMALKELCSYKWVVRGNGQVRT from the coding sequence ATGACTGAGTACCAGCATATATTTGAAGAAGTAAAAAAAGCCTCCAGAAAACTTACCGGACTTGCCAATGATCAGGTGAACTTTGTGCTGCACAATCTGGCCGCACTGGCAGTGGAAAACACAGCATTTCTACTCGCCGAAAACCAAAAAGACCTGGATCAGATGGACTCCGAAAATCCCATGTACGATAGGCTGCTCCTGACTGAGGAGCGCATTCAAACTATCGCCGGGGAGATTATTCAGGTCAGCGCCTTGCCCAGTCCGTTACACCATATCCTGGAAAGCAACACTTTGGAAAATGGACTGAAAATTGAGAAAACCACTGTGCCGCTGGGAGTGGTAGGAATCATCTACGAAGCCCGCCCCAATGTGACTTTTGACGTATTTTCACTGGCTTTAAAATCAGGAAATGGCCTGGTACTCAAGGGTGGATCAGATGCAGATCACTCCAACCGGGCGATCATGACTTTGATTCATCAGGTATTGGAAAATCATAGCTTACCCACCTCGGCATTTCAGCTTTTGCCGGCAGAAAGAGCAGCTACCCAAGCGCTTTTAGAGGCCGTTGGTGCTGTGGATGTCATTATCCCTCGAGGTTCCCAAGGGCTGATCAATTTTGTAAGGGAAAATGCCAAAGTACCGGTGATCGAAACCGGAGCTGGCATCGTGCATACCTATGTGGATGAAACCGCAGATCTGGAGAAAGCCCGAGAGATTGTGCTCAATTCCAAAACCCGCAGGCCGAGCGTCTGCAATTCCCTGGACTGCATGATCATCCATGAATCAAGACTCTCGGATTTGAACGCCTTGCTTGCTCCGCTTTTGGAGAGAGGGGTTCAGATTTTTGCAGATGAGCAGGCTTTTGCAGCTTTGGAGCAGCATGATAACATCTCCCAAGCCGATCAGACCCATTTTGGCACCGAGTTTCTTAGCTTAAAAATGTCCATCAAAACAGTGTCTTCCCTGGATGAAGCCTTAGATCATATTGCGGCGTATTCTTCCAAGCATTCCGAAGCGATCGTTTCAGAAAGTAAGAAGAACATCCATCGATTTTTACTGGAGGTAGATGCTGCTGCGGTGTATGAAAACGCCTCTACAGCCTTTACCGATGGGGCGCAGTTTGGCTTGGGAGCAGAAATAGGCATCAGTACGCAAAAGCTTCATGCCCGCGGTCCCATGGCCCTGAAGGAACTTTGCAGCTACAAGTGGGTGGTGAGAGGCAATGGGCAAGTGAGGACATGA
- a CDS encoding DUF4221 family protein — protein MRFYILGFWVILNITFTSCTNKKDKELQELHAETDSIIFQLDKSSSNSPGIYFRSYKNSLVLYNRNTNSLDFYSRSKGLEMRVNLPSDGSYRIQRFTGFDILKERIFVADQMSLLEMDFNGNVVNKYSKLQDSEGLAVTPNFAGVNKSILIDGKLIFTGFNFLDLGRGSFDEVPLLYSLDLASGELTRYLNYPDDLPIVSSDYYFSQNTIVQNDRVLLNYAPNQVYGYKEEWQEFEARSLSYTPVSEFRGDIKLNADSKEHLKTNSIYRALISDPYRNCYYRIYSTPFDPNGINNRKITHLLVLNSNLELEKEFILPKGLSHFGYFLNEVGLYFVNSNYNELHEDEMKYTKVYPLD, from the coding sequence ATGAGATTTTATATTTTAGGCTTTTGGGTTATCCTCAACATAACTTTTACCTCATGCACAAACAAGAAGGATAAGGAGCTCCAAGAACTTCATGCAGAAACTGATTCAATAATTTTTCAATTGGATAAGAGTAGCTCCAACAGTCCTGGAATTTATTTCCGATCCTATAAAAATTCGTTAGTGCTATACAATAGGAATACCAATTCTTTGGATTTTTATTCTCGTTCAAAAGGGCTTGAGATGAGGGTAAATCTACCCAGTGATGGGTCGTATAGAATTCAAAGGTTTACGGGTTTTGATATTCTGAAAGAAAGAATCTTTGTAGCTGACCAGATGAGTCTATTAGAAATGGATTTCAATGGTAATGTGGTCAATAAATATAGTAAACTGCAAGATTCTGAGGGGTTAGCTGTCACTCCCAATTTTGCTGGAGTTAATAAGTCAATTTTGATTGATGGGAAACTTATTTTCACCGGTTTTAATTTTTTGGATTTAGGAAGAGGAAGTTTTGATGAAGTACCGCTGTTATATTCATTAGACCTTGCTTCAGGTGAGCTGACCAGATATTTGAATTATCCGGATGATTTACCTATCGTTTCCAGTGATTATTATTTCAGCCAGAATACAATTGTTCAAAATGATAGGGTATTGCTGAATTATGCTCCCAATCAAGTTTACGGCTATAAAGAAGAATGGCAAGAATTTGAAGCCAGATCTTTGAGTTATACTCCTGTTTCTGAATTTAGAGGTGATATAAAACTAAATGCAGACTCTAAAGAACATCTTAAAACAAATTCAATCTACCGGGCTTTAATAAGTGATCCATACCGAAATTGTTACTATAGGATTTATTCGACTCCTTTTGATCCTAACGGGATAAACAATAGAAAAATCACCCACCTATTGGTTTTAAATTCCAATTTAGAATTGGAGAAGGAATTTATCTTGCCAAAAGGATTAAGCCATTTTGGTTATTTTTTAAATGAAGTAGGCCTTTATTTTGTGAATAGTAATTACAATGAGCTTCATGAAGATGAGATGAAGTATACCAAAGTCTATCCTTTAGATTGA
- the purH gene encoding bifunctional phosphoribosylaminoimidazolecarboxamide formyltransferase/IMP cyclohydrolase yields MATKKIQSALVSVFYKDNLEPIIALLKKHGVTIYSTGGTQKFIEEQGAAVTPVEELTSYPSIFGGRVKTLHPKIFGGILYRRENENDLSQAAEFDIPAIDLVIVDLYPFEETVASGASEADIIEKIDIGGISLIRAAAKNFKDVIIIASKDQYKELEQKLADQDGATTLEDRRYFAAQAFQVSSNYDTHIFNYFNREENIPALKVSETKAKALRYGENPHQAAHFYGDMEALFDQLNGKELSYNNLVDVDAAVNLIAEFKGETAFAILKHTNACGVALAPTVKEAYQKAFAADTTSAFGGVLVTNQTVDQKAAEEMHSLFFEVLIAPDFTPEALEVLTAKKNRILLKQKMELPGTKMMKTLLNGVIEQDKDLATETKADFTVATKKSPTEAEKDALVFAAKICKHTKSNTIILSNDNQMFSSGVGQTSRVDALQQAIEKAKSFGFDLNGAVMASDAFFPFPDCVEIAGKAGITAVVQPGGSIKDQLSIDYCDENGMAMVMTGVRHFKH; encoded by the coding sequence ATGGCAACAAAAAAAATTCAATCTGCCCTAGTCTCTGTCTTCTATAAAGACAATCTCGAACCTATCATCGCCCTACTAAAAAAACACGGCGTGACCATCTACTCTACCGGTGGTACACAGAAATTTATAGAAGAACAAGGTGCGGCTGTAACTCCTGTTGAGGAATTGACCAGCTATCCATCGATTTTTGGTGGTAGGGTAAAGACCTTGCACCCGAAGATTTTTGGAGGGATTCTTTACAGAAGGGAGAATGAAAATGACCTTTCGCAGGCAGCAGAATTTGACATTCCGGCCATTGATTTGGTGATCGTGGATCTGTATCCATTTGAAGAAACTGTGGCTTCAGGGGCATCTGAAGCAGATATTATTGAGAAAATAGACATTGGAGGCATTTCCCTGATCAGAGCAGCAGCGAAGAACTTCAAAGATGTGATCATCATTGCTTCTAAAGACCAGTACAAAGAACTGGAGCAGAAACTAGCCGATCAAGACGGGGCTACAACCCTTGAAGACCGTCGCTATTTTGCAGCTCAGGCATTCCAGGTTTCTTCTAACTACGATACGCATATTTTCAATTACTTCAACAGGGAAGAAAATATCCCAGCTCTGAAAGTTTCAGAAACCAAAGCAAAAGCCCTTCGCTACGGAGAAAATCCGCATCAGGCCGCTCATTTTTATGGGGATATGGAAGCGCTATTTGATCAGTTGAACGGTAAAGAGCTTTCTTATAACAACCTGGTGGATGTGGACGCAGCTGTCAACCTGATCGCTGAATTCAAAGGAGAAACTGCCTTTGCGATCTTGAAGCACACCAACGCCTGTGGAGTAGCTTTGGCACCTACCGTGAAAGAAGCCTATCAGAAAGCTTTCGCAGCAGATACCACCTCCGCTTTTGGGGGAGTTTTGGTCACCAACCAAACCGTAGACCAGAAGGCCGCTGAGGAGATGCACTCTTTGTTTTTCGAAGTGTTGATCGCTCCGGATTTCACACCGGAAGCTTTGGAAGTTTTGACTGCCAAGAAAAATAGAATCTTGCTGAAACAAAAAATGGAGCTTCCTGGCACCAAAATGATGAAAACGCTGCTCAACGGAGTGATTGAGCAGGACAAAGATCTGGCTACTGAGACCAAAGCGGACTTCACAGTAGCTACTAAAAAATCTCCCACAGAAGCTGAAAAAGATGCCTTGGTTTTCGCAGCGAAAATCTGCAAGCACACCAAGTCCAATACCATCATCCTATCCAATGACAACCAGATGTTTTCATCCGGCGTAGGCCAGACTTCCCGTGTGGACGCCTTGCAGCAGGCCATAGAAAAAGCCAAGTCCTTTGGCTTTGATCTAAATGGAGCAGTGATGGCTTCAGATGCATTCTTCCCATTCCCTGATTGTGTGGAGATCGCTGGCAAAGCCGGAATCACAGCTGTAGTCCAGCCAGGTGGCTCGATCAAAGATCAGCTGAGCATAGATTACTGTGACGAAAACGGCATGGCAATGGTCATGACGGGAGTGAGACACTTTAAACATTAA
- the proB gene encoding glutamate 5-kinase: MLDSKLVVIKIGSNVLTQENGFPDLLRMEKLVAQIQFLISQGIKVVLVSSGAVAFGRKSVPLPGNLNPVFKKQIWSSTGQIRIINQYLNFFEKHQQAVAQILVTKEDFRDRKHFLNMKNCVQALLSQGILPIINENDTVTITELMFTDNDELASLTAAMINADTLLLLTNVDGIFTGNPSDPASQLIEQVSAKMPEVSSYISASKSSFGRGGMLTKYAMARKSADLGIQVIIANGKRDDVLTEFANKSLRCTWFEPKKAKHGAKKWLAHGEHYYVGEVTINAGAKASLTAEVIRSLLPVGITQLSGDFSKGDILLIRDENGQKIGLGRAEYSSKLAQERLGQKKQKALIHYDYLYLFDHD, translated from the coding sequence ATGCTGGACAGCAAATTAGTAGTCATCAAAATAGGTTCCAATGTGCTGACCCAGGAAAATGGGTTTCCTGACCTGCTGCGCATGGAAAAACTCGTAGCTCAGATCCAATTTCTGATTTCCCAAGGAATCAAAGTAGTCCTGGTAAGTTCTGGTGCCGTGGCTTTCGGCAGAAAGTCTGTTCCCCTACCCGGAAATCTCAACCCTGTTTTCAAAAAGCAAATCTGGTCCTCCACCGGGCAGATCCGCATCATCAATCAGTATTTGAATTTCTTTGAAAAACATCAGCAAGCCGTCGCACAGATCTTGGTAACCAAAGAGGACTTCAGGGATAGAAAGCATTTTCTGAACATGAAAAACTGCGTCCAGGCATTGCTCTCACAGGGAATCCTGCCCATCATCAATGAGAATGATACCGTGACCATCACCGAGTTGATGTTTACAGATAATGACGAACTGGCTAGTCTTACCGCCGCGATGATCAATGCAGACACACTACTGCTCCTCACCAATGTGGATGGGATCTTCACGGGAAACCCGTCTGACCCTGCCTCCCAATTGATCGAGCAAGTATCCGCCAAAATGCCGGAAGTGTCCAGCTACATTTCGGCTTCCAAGTCTTCCTTTGGCAGAGGGGGAATGCTCACCAAGTACGCCATGGCCAGGAAATCTGCGGACCTGGGAATCCAGGTCATCATCGCCAATGGCAAACGGGATGATGTTCTGACGGAATTTGCAAACAAGAGTTTGAGATGCACCTGGTTTGAACCCAAGAAAGCCAAGCATGGAGCCAAGAAATGGCTGGCGCATGGAGAACATTATTACGTAGGAGAAGTTACTATCAATGCAGGAGCTAAAGCCTCCCTGACAGCTGAAGTCATCCGCAGCTTATTACCTGTAGGCATCACCCAACTCAGCGGTGATTTCTCTAAAGGAGATATACTCCTCATCCGCGATGAAAATGGCCAAAAAATCGGCTTGGGCAGAGCAGAGTATTCTTCCAAACTAGCCCAGGAAAGACTGGGACAAAAAAAACAAAAAGCATTAATCCATTACGACTACCTCTATCTTTTCGACCATGACTGA
- the purN gene encoding phosphoribosylglycinamide formyltransferase → MKRLAILASGSGSNAEKIMAHFQHSAKAEIALVASNKPDAFVLERAKKFDVPTFTFSRKEMDAGQLLEKLREEKIDWVILAGFLLKIPVALTRAFPDRMVNIHPALLPKYGGKGMYGTHVHEAVKAAGEKETGITIHLVNEHYDEGKIIFQASTPVTEEDTPESIAAKVHELEHRHFPQVIEGLV, encoded by the coding sequence TTGAAACGCTTAGCCATTTTAGCATCCGGAAGCGGCTCCAATGCCGAAAAAATCATGGCACATTTTCAGCATTCTGCAAAAGCAGAAATCGCACTCGTAGCCTCCAATAAACCCGATGCCTTTGTCCTGGAGCGGGCGAAGAAATTCGACGTGCCCACTTTTACGTTCAGCAGAAAGGAAATGGATGCCGGACAGCTCTTGGAGAAATTACGGGAGGAAAAGATAGACTGGGTGATTCTGGCTGGTTTTTTACTAAAAATCCCGGTAGCACTGACCCGTGCTTTCCCGGACCGTATGGTCAATATTCATCCGGCTTTATTGCCAAAATATGGAGGCAAAGGCATGTATGGAACACATGTACATGAAGCCGTAAAAGCGGCCGGCGAAAAAGAAACCGGCATCACCATTCACCTGGTCAACGAGCATTACGACGAAGGGAAAATAATCTTTCAGGCCTCCACCCCAGTCACAGAGGAGGACACTCCAGAAAGCATAGCCGCCAAAGTACATGAGCTGGAGCACCGGCATTTTCCTCAGGTGATAGAGGGATTAGTTTAG
- a CDS encoding geranylgeranylglycerol-phosphate geranylgeranyltransferase: MNAINVSRTISIRGLFQISRPINLLMVAFSQLMTAFFLVESTNSGLPVLQDYKLYLMVFSTSLITAAGYMINDYYDVKIDYVNRPGEVVVGKGIKRRVVILLHTILNISAIAIGLMVSPKVAMINFGAAFLLWLYSNKLKREPFIGNLTVAFLTGLAIFLIGFHYQKSELLVLTYAIFAFFLNLIREIIKDIEDRPGDRKHGCRTLPIVIGFRKTKAVIFLIAAVFVCAILIVTFKLNRPLIFYYFSGLGLFFTYFMYLIYQADRKDHFTQLSALAKILMLVGTISMGFL, from the coding sequence ATGAATGCAATCAATGTGAGCCGTACCATTTCGATCCGGGGTCTTTTTCAGATCAGCAGACCCATCAACCTTTTGATGGTGGCGTTTTCTCAGCTGATGACTGCATTTTTCCTGGTGGAATCCACCAACAGCGGACTGCCGGTACTGCAGGATTACAAGCTGTATCTCATGGTCTTTTCCACCAGCCTGATCACTGCTGCCGGCTATATGATCAACGACTATTACGATGTGAAAATCGACTATGTAAACCGTCCCGGGGAGGTAGTCGTAGGTAAAGGCATCAAGCGCAGAGTAGTCATACTGCTGCATACTATCCTGAATATCTCTGCCATTGCAATAGGCTTAATGGTCAGTCCCAAAGTGGCTATGATCAATTTCGGAGCAGCTTTTTTACTATGGCTGTACAGCAATAAACTCAAAAGAGAGCCTTTTATCGGAAATTTGACGGTTGCATTCCTCACAGGCCTGGCTATTTTCCTGATTGGTTTTCACTACCAAAAATCCGAATTACTGGTCTTAACTTATGCTATTTTTGCCTTTTTCCTAAATCTGATCCGGGAAATAATCAAGGACATAGAAGACCGTCCCGGAGACCGCAAACACGGGTGCCGCACACTCCCCATCGTCATAGGCTTCCGCAAAACCAAAGCCGTGATTTTCCTGATCGCAGCGGTGTTTGTTTGCGCCATTCTTATCGTCACTTTCAAACTGAACCGTCCCTTGATTTTCTATTATTTTAGCGGCTTGGGCTTGTTTTTCACTTATTTCATGTACCTGATTTACCAAGCAGATCGCAAAGATCACTTTACCCAACTCAGTGCTTTAGCCAAGATTTTGATGCTGGTTGGGACTATTAGTATGGGTTTTCTTTGA